AGCCGCCGAATGCGCCGTCCGGCCACGGCACCAGGCCGTCGGGCACGGTGGCGCCCCGCTCCGCGACCACGACGAGCCACCGGGCCGGCCACTGTCCCAGCCAGGCCATCCCGATCGCGACCGGCTCCGCGACCGGCGCGGCCACCGCCGCGAGTAGCCCGAGCACGGTGGCCGGGGCGACCGCGGGTGCCGCGAGGAGGTTCGCCGGGATCGCGGTCAAGCTGACCGTCCCGGTCAACGCCGCGAGCAGCGGCGCGCAGGCGGCCTGGGCTGCGGCGGGCACGGCCAGCGCGTCCGCGGCGGGCACGGGTACGTGTCGGCGCTGCATCGCGGCGGACCAGACCGGCGCGAGGAGCAGCAGCCCGGCCGTGGCGGCCACCGAGAGCGCGAAGCCGGGCGCCGCGGCCAACGCCGGGTCGCCGAGGACCAGGGCCACCACCGAGACGCAGAGCGCGGGAACCGCGGCGCGGGGTCGCCCCAGCGCGAGCGCCAGCAGTCCGAGTCCGCACATCGCCGCCGCCCGGACGACGCTCGGCGAGGGGCGTGCCAGCACGACGAACCCCGCGACCGCGACCGCGGCGAGGGCCGCCGACCAGCCCGGGCTTACGCGCACTCCGCGGAGGGTGACCAGCACCAGCCCGGCCATGATCGCCAGGTTCGCGCCGGACACCGCGGTCAGGTGCGTCATCCCGGTCTGCCGGAACGCTTCCTCGACGCCGGGGTCGAGCTCGGACGTGTCACCGACGACGAGACCGGGCAGCAGGCCACCGGGTTTGTCGGGGAGCGGTGCGCAGGCGTCCCGGAGCCCTTCGCGCAGGTCGCCAGCGGCGCGCTGCAGCCAGGGTGGCTCGCCGAGCCGCTGCGGCGCTTCCGTGGTCGAGAGCACCGCGGCCGTGAGGTCCCGCCGCTGGGGCGCGAGCAGGCGTCCGCCGACGGCGACGGCCTGGCCCGGGAGCAGCCCTTCCCACCCGGCGTCGCGTCCGAGGACGAGGATCCGGCCGCCGGTCGCGTGGCGGACGCCGTCGGCGGTGAGCTCCTCCACCGACGCCGGGACGACCCAGAGCGGAACCCCACCGCGCCGGACGGCGGACGGGCGCGGATCATCCCGCACGACCAGCCGGACGCTGACCGTTCCCGATCGCACCACCGCACGGGCGAGCGGCCCGGTGTCCCGTTCCACGAGCCGCGGGAGCGCAGCGACGGCGCCGGTGGCCGCGCCCAGCGCCACCCCGGCGATCCCGAGCGCCAGCCCACCCACCCAAATCCCCCGCCCCTGCCCCAACCCACCCACGCCCACCGCGCGGCCCCACACGGGTCGCGCCACCCGCCCTCGCGCGCCCGACGCGCCGCCCACGCCCACCGCGCGGCCCCACGCGGGTCGCGCCACCCGCCCTCGCGCGCCCGGCCCGCCCCTCACGGGCGCGGCGCGGCCCGCGCGCACGGCGACGCCGGCCGCACTCACGGTCGCGCCACCCGCGCGCGCGGCCGCATCGGCGGCGCGGAGGAGGGTTGTGCCGGTCGCGGCGGCGATGGCCGCCACCAGGGCCGCGCCTGCGGCCGCCCAGGCCGCTGCGCCGGGCCCGTGGCCCAGGCACCACCACACGGTGATCCACGCCCCGAGCGCCACCCCCGCCAGCCGTAAGTCCACCGGCGGCCGCCCCGCGCCCGCCGCTGCCTCGCGGCTCGGCGCGGCCGCCGGAGCGGCGACCTGAGCGGCGCCGCCGGGAGCCGGGGCGCCGCCGGGAGCCGGGGCGCCGCCGGGCGCGCGCCGCTCACCCGACCTCACACCCGCACCAGCTCACGGAGCTTCTCGAACCGCGTGTCGCCGATCCCCTCGACCTCGCGCAGCTGGTCCACCGACCGGAAACCGCCGTGCTCGGTGCGGTACTCCACGATCCGCTCGGCGAGCACCGGGCCGACCCCGGGCAACGCGTCGAACTGCTCGGCGGTG
This Cryptosporangium aurantiacum DNA region includes the following protein-coding sequences:
- a CDS encoding ComEC/Rec2 family competence protein; this translates as MSAAGVAVRAGRAAPVRGGPGARGRVARPAWGRAVGVGGASGARGRVARPVWGRAVGVGGLGQGRGIWVGGLALGIAGVALGAATGAVAALPRLVERDTGPLARAVVRSGTVSVRLVVRDDPRPSAVRRGGVPLWVVPASVEELTADGVRHATGGRILVLGRDAGWEGLLPGQAVAVGGRLLAPQRRDLTAAVLSTTEAPQRLGEPPWLQRAAGDLREGLRDACAPLPDKPGGLLPGLVVGDTSELDPGVEEAFRQTGMTHLTAVSGANLAIMAGLVLVTLRGVRVSPGWSAALAAVAVAGFVVLARPSPSVVRAAAMCGLGLLALALGRPRAAVPALCVSVVALVLGDPALAAAPGFALSVAATAGLLLLAPVWSAAMQRRHVPVPAADALAVPAAAQAACAPLLAALTGTVSLTAIPANLLAAPAVAPATVLGLLAAVAAPVAEPVAIGMAWLGQWPARWLVVVAERGATVPDGLVPWPDGAFGGWALAALLAGGAFLARWRLPRRLLAVVTAAVVVAVLPIRVVAPGWPPPGWALVACDVGQGDAVVLRAGAGSAVVVDVGPDPAPVDGCLRRLGIHQVPLLVLSHLHLDHIGGLDGALRGRTVGVIALGPYAEPAEGAAAVTRSARRHGVRIVQLTAGRELIAGAVALRVLGPLRVLRGTRSDPNNNSLILRADVASVSVLLPGDAEHDAERALLDAGVPLAVDVLKVPHHGSAWSEHAFLDAAAARVAVIPVGADNEYGHPDPGVLAYLARRGARVLRTDQSGDLAVVAHRDGSLSTAARPP